Proteins from one Candidatus Lernaella stagnicola genomic window:
- a CDS encoding TIGR00266 family protein: MDYELTGKPDYALVELSLEAGESVVAEPGAMVAMSANVQIKTEMKGGLLGGLKRKLAGENFMTNTFTAEGAPGTIKLAPSTPGDVEAIELSGGTYFLQAGAYIAHVGDIEIDAKFGGAKSFFSGEGFILLKISGTGTLFISSYGGLKKVHVDGEYIVDTTHIVAFPDTIDYKVEAVGGLKATFLSGEGLVCRYRGQGDIFIQTRSGPAFAGWVNPFRAVKKKN; this comes from the coding sequence ATGGACTACGAACTGACGGGAAAACCTGATTACGCGTTGGTGGAATTGTCACTCGAGGCCGGCGAAAGCGTCGTCGCCGAACCCGGCGCGATGGTGGCGATGAGCGCCAACGTGCAAATCAAAACAGAGATGAAGGGCGGCCTGCTCGGCGGACTGAAACGCAAATTGGCCGGCGAAAACTTCATGACCAACACCTTCACCGCCGAAGGCGCCCCGGGCACGATCAAACTTGCGCCCTCGACACCCGGCGATGTGGAGGCGATCGAACTCAGCGGCGGCACCTACTTCCTGCAAGCCGGTGCGTACATCGCGCACGTGGGTGACATCGAAATCGACGCGAAGTTCGGCGGAGCCAAGAGCTTCTTCTCCGGCGAGGGATTCATTCTGCTCAAAATAAGCGGAACCGGAACGCTCTTTATCTCCAGTTACGGCGGCTTGAAAAAAGTGCACGTGGATGGCGAATACATCGTCGACACCACGCACATCGTCGCCTTCCCCGACACCATCGACTACAAGGTCGAGGCGGTCGGCGGCCTCAAAGCGACCTTCCTCTCGGGCGAGGGGTTGGTGTGTCGCTATCGGGGTCAGGGAGACATTTTCATCCAGACGCGCAGCGGCCCGGCGTTCGCCGGTTGGGTGAATCCCTTCCGGGCGGTCAAAAAGAAAAATTAG